The Streptomyces sp. NBC_01463 DNA window GCCGGACACCGCGACCTCCTGGCCGTCGGCCAGGGTGCCGCGGACCGTGACCACGTTGCGGTGGTCGGGCGACTCGGAGCTGGTGGTGAGGCGGACCTCGACACCGCGCTCCTGCGCGAACAGCGGAGCGTTCACGTACGACACGGTCTCGTCGACGACGTCCTCGAAGACGCCCTTGAGCGCGGAGAGTTCGAGCACCTTCACGTCGTGCTGGGTGATCTCGCCGTACACCTCGACGTCGAGGCGGGCCGCGACCTCGCCCGCGAGCGCGGTGAAGATCCGGCCGAGCTTCTCGGCGAGCGGCAGCCCGGGACGGACGTCCTCGGCGATGACGCCGCCCTGGACGTTGACCGCGTCCGGCACGAGCTCACCGGCGAGCGCGAGGCGCACCGACTTGGCGACCGCGATACCGGCCTTCTCCTGGGCCTCGTCCGTGGAGGCGCCGAGGTGCGGGGTGCAGACGACCTGGTCGAACTGGAACAGCGGGGAGTCCGTGCACGGCTCCTTGGTGTACACGTCGAGGCCGGCGCCGGCGACGCGGCCCTCCTTGAGGGCGGAGGCGAGCGCCTCCTCGTCGACGATGCCGCCGCGCGCGGCGTTGACGATGCGCACCGAGGGCTTCACCTTGTGCAGCGCCTCGTCACCGATCAGGCCGAGCGTCTCCGGGGTCTTGGGGAGGTGCACGGTGATGAAGTCGGAGACCTCCAGCAGCTCGTCCAGCGAGAGGAGCTTGACGCCCATCTGCGCGGCGCGCGCTGGCTGGACGTAGGGGTCGTACGCGACGATCTTCATGCCGAAGGCCGACATGCGCTGGGCGACCAGGACGCCGATACGGCCGAGGCCGACGACACCGAGGGTCTTCTCGCTCAGCTCGACACCGGTGTACTTGGAGCGCTTCC harbors:
- the serA gene encoding phosphoglycerate dehydrogenase encodes the protein MSSKPVVLIAEELSPATVDALGPDFEIRHCNGADRAELLPAIVDVDAILVRSATKVDAEAIAAAKKLKVVARAGVGLDNVDVSSATKAGVMVVNAPTSNIVTAAELACGLLVATARNIPQANTALKNGEWKRSKYTGVELSEKTLGVVGLGRIGVLVAQRMSAFGMKIVAYDPYVQPARAAQMGVKLLSLDELLEVSDFITVHLPKTPETLGLIGDEALHKVKPSVRIVNAARGGIVDEEALASALKEGRVAGAGLDVYTKEPCTDSPLFQFDQVVCTPHLGASTDEAQEKAGIAVAKSVRLALAGELVPDAVNVQGGVIAEDVRPGLPLAEKLGRIFTALAGEVAARLDVEVYGEITQHDVKVLELSALKGVFEDVVDETVSYVNAPLFAQERGVEVRLTTSSESPDHRNVVTVRGTLADGQEVAVSGTLAGPKHLQKIVAIGEHDVDLALADHMVVLRYDDRPGVVGAVGKILGEAGLNIAGMQVSRADVGGEALVVLTVDDDVPASVLAEISSEIGAASARSVNLTD